In Shewanella sp. VB17, a single genomic region encodes these proteins:
- a CDS encoding tail fiber domain-containing protein, whose translation MTESGDYLSFYGEEIISYNDNRDRYFYYVAINESLYTRFLELCPTGSVPQPAYSRFTHWSIFNVLKINGDSFFSEGRKDIYNLSGNIIPRMSDRALKKNIRHISPPIVSIKKIQGVKYEMIDSGETELGFIAQDLQQIYPEMVIQDPGSGHLMIDYRAMIPVLLEAIKELETRISDLETR comes from the coding sequence ATGACTGAAAGTGGTGATTATTTATCATTTTATGGTGAAGAAATAATAAGTTATAACGATAATCGGGATAGGTATTTTTATTATGTTGCTATTAATGAGTCTTTATATACTCGTTTCTTAGAACTCTGCCCGACAGGAAGCGTCCCTCAACCTGCTTATAGCCGTTTTACCCATTGGAGTATTTTTAATGTACTAAAAATCAATGGAGACTCTTTCTTTTCTGAGGGGAGAAAAGATATTTACAACTTATCTGGAAATATCATCCCTAGGATGAGTGATAGAGCATTAAAGAAAAATATTCGTCATATCTCCCCTCCGATAGTGAGTATAAAAAAAATACAGGGTGTTAAATATGAAATGATAGATTCTGGCGAAACTGAATTAGGGTTTATCGCTCAAGATTTACAACAGATTTACCCTGAAATGGTGATACAAGACCCAGGTTCAGGTCATTTAATGATAGATTATCGAGCCATGATCCCTGTATTACTTGAAGCGATTAAGGAGCTAGAAACTCGTATTAGCGATCTTGAAACTAGGTAA
- a CDS encoding metallophosphoesterase yields MKRNILSMLIAASLASPFAMSAVAGSEKSDSDGHFSMAVICDPQFFWTENYMDDDDLNEELGVKFNNFTVDVINDIVRDNSDDNWQGVIVNGDLTAFGHHDGLGSSDELGAYEDFNHRFNTPVYSGLGNHDYANNVGDDDTDGCGDNGCATDMVRYLISEVQDAIPQNTLKRFDYIRQNHPGSGEDVFKGSMSYSWDIEKVHFVQLNNYPEYEAEWESSKGDNGSIMRIKRSMKWLRDDLSRAIHDDGAETIILNMHDYSDHWDPGTNDEFLAILADYPVTAIFAGHTHNTSQGSIEGVPFYRTGASHKAEFTLLNFTDEQMHITMYDAEPLSEDDIIDSTEDYPTPWEDDVPLKKMDVEDVPNYRRPEVIFYENNSGEDVNDADDLSCYFSDLEAVEIQDATITNEECFNDDAGSVELKNLEEGTVIKVYDSPDGNMDDDYSIIQVNTDIEGSYWIHSLESNIDDEDEPVSMIYNHNGEGDNPLNGKASRFEVYPPGTYEQEPLFVFYEGNNGTQNIVCTVPGVNGKVDMKDHDYSCDENETRSVVLEQMPAGTEVIVFDADSYDYNDDYAEITVLKEILTSYTINSFEDDFNDGTVDVNFHKKQDGDLDGKVTTLLIEMPTN; encoded by the coding sequence ATGAAACGAAATATATTAAGTATGTTAATTGCAGCATCATTAGCATCGCCTTTTGCAATGTCTGCTGTTGCAGGGAGTGAAAAAAGTGATTCGGATGGGCATTTTTCCATGGCGGTGATCTGCGATCCACAGTTTTTTTGGACTGAAAATTATATGGATGATGACGATTTAAATGAAGAGCTAGGCGTCAAATTTAATAATTTTACCGTTGATGTTATTAACGATATTGTCAGAGATAATTCGGATGACAATTGGCAGGGGGTGATTGTTAACGGTGATTTAACGGCCTTTGGACATCACGATGGTCTCGGTTCAAGTGATGAACTTGGGGCGTATGAAGATTTTAATCATAGATTTAACACACCTGTTTATTCTGGATTAGGCAATCATGATTATGCGAACAATGTCGGGGATGATGATACTGATGGTTGTGGCGATAATGGTTGTGCCACCGATATGGTGCGTTACCTTATCAGTGAAGTTCAAGATGCCATTCCTCAAAATACGCTCAAGCGTTTTGATTATATTAGGCAAAATCATCCAGGCTCAGGGGAGGATGTGTTTAAAGGCAGTATGTCATATTCATGGGACATTGAAAAAGTTCATTTCGTGCAATTAAATAACTATCCTGAATACGAGGCAGAGTGGGAAAGCTCTAAGGGTGATAATGGCAGCATCATGAGAATTAAGCGCTCGATGAAATGGCTGCGAGATGATCTCAGTAGAGCTATCCATGATGATGGCGCCGAAACCATTATCTTGAACATGCATGATTATTCGGATCATTGGGATCCAGGAACTAATGATGAATTTCTCGCTATTTTAGCGGATTATCCTGTTACGGCTATTTTCGCTGGGCATACTCATAATACGAGTCAAGGCTCGATAGAAGGTGTTCCCTTTTATCGCACTGGGGCATCACATAAAGCCGAATTTACCTTGTTAAACTTTACTGATGAGCAAATGCATATTACGATGTATGATGCAGAGCCACTCAGTGAGGATGATATTATTGACAGTACCGAGGATTATCCAACTCCTTGGGAAGATGATGTGCCTTTGAAAAAAATGGATGTAGAAGATGTCCCTAATTATCGTCGACCCGAGGTTATATTTTATGAGAATAACTCAGGTGAAGATGTTAACGATGCAGATGATCTCAGCTGTTACTTTTCAGATCTAGAAGCTGTAGAAATACAAGATGCCACGATTACAAATGAAGAGTGTTTTAATGACGACGCCGGTTCTGTGGAGTTGAAAAACCTGGAAGAAGGCACAGTGATTAAGGTGTATGATTCTCCAGATGGAAATATGGACGATGATTATTCTATCATTCAGGTAAATACAGATATTGAGGGGAGTTATTGGATACATTCCCTTGAAAGCAATATCGACGATGAAGATGAACCAGTATCAATGATCTATAACCATAATGGTGAAGGTGATAATCCTTTAAATGGTAAAGCCTCCCGTTTTGAAGTATACCCGCCTGGTACATATGAGCAAGAACCTTTATTTGTATTTTATGAAGGCAATAATGGTACGCAAAATATCGTTTGTACTGTGCCGGGGGTAAACGGTAAAGTAGATATGAAAGACCATGATTATAGTTGCGATGAAAATGAAACTCGCTCTGTAGTATTAGAGCAGATGCCAGCGGGTACTGAAGTGATAGTATTTGATGCCGATAGTTATGATTATAATGATGACTATGCAGAAATTACGGTATTAAAAGAGATACTTACTAGCTATACCATTAATTCTTTTGAGGATGATTTCAACGATGGAACTGTGGATGTGAATTTTCATAAAAAACAAGATGGGGATCTAGATGGTAAGGTCACTACACTCCTGATAGAAATGCCAACGAATTAA
- a CDS encoding ABC transporter substrate-binding protein has protein sequence MMKNIFWFIFLLINLHITKWAFADDIEVTIYADDSYPPYSYNENGKQKGIYTKIINKALSRMKGYRVNIDAIPWKRALSYIEKGKAFAIYPPYHRTEERPYMWPYSIPILDERVIVVCQASVFSDSMRPIWPDDYYGLVIGLNSGFALGGDTFWQAVKDKKITTIEANGNENNILMLGIGRTDCYMNDRISILWELKRLKKSGKYDEGGKHAELIEGATISIEQGFLAFSAKNSTNHPYMNDFIFQFNTQIYAMRKSGELQRIIHDFIK, from the coding sequence ATGATGAAAAATATCTTCTGGTTTATCTTCCTCCTTATTAATCTACATATCACCAAATGGGCCTTTGCTGATGATATTGAAGTGACTATTTATGCTGATGACTCCTACCCTCCTTACTCATATAATGAAAATGGCAAACAAAAAGGAATATATACCAAGATCATTAACAAGGCATTGTCTAGAATGAAAGGTTATCGAGTTAACATTGATGCAATTCCTTGGAAACGAGCCTTATCATATATTGAAAAAGGTAAAGCTTTTGCCATCTACCCCCCTTACCATAGAACTGAAGAGAGGCCCTATATGTGGCCGTATTCCATTCCTATTTTAGATGAAAGAGTGATCGTTGTTTGCCAAGCAAGCGTATTTTCGGATTCAATGAGGCCCATTTGGCCAGATGATTATTATGGTTTAGTCATAGGTCTTAATTCTGGTTTTGCCCTAGGTGGGGATACATTTTGGCAAGCAGTGAAAGATAAAAAAATCACCACTATTGAAGCAAATGGCAATGAAAATAATATTCTTATGCTAGGAATTGGGCGTACCGATTGCTACATGAATGATAGAATTTCAATTTTATGGGAGTTAAAACGATTAAAAAAATCAGGTAAATATGATGAAGGAGGCAAACATGCTGAGCTGATAGAAGGGGCAACGATAAGTATAGAGCAAGGTTTTTTAGCTTTTTCTGCTAAAAACAGTACTAACCACCCCTATATGAACGATTTTATTTTTCAGTTCAACACTCAAATTTACGCGATGAGAAAAAGTGGCGAATTACAAAGGATAATTCATGATTTTATAAAATAA
- a CDS encoding transposase, whose translation MGAGSRTRLNIIGAIRLGLLTEEITAQYQTINGESVIAFLEQVREQYQTRSSIHLILDGMGYHRRHDVKKAVSLNIKLHYLPHYSPNLNPIRVL comes from the coding sequence ATGGGGGCTGGTAGTCGCACCCGATTGAATATTATAGGGGCAATTAGATTAGGGCTCTTAACAGAGGAAATAACGGCGCAATATCAAACCATTAATGGTGAGTCAGTCATCGCGTTTTTAGAACAAGTCAGAGAACAATATCAAACACGTAGTTCGATTCACTTAATTCTTGATGGAATGGGTTATCATCGCCGTCATGATGTAAAAAAAGCCGTGTCACTCAATATAAAATTGCACTATTTACCCCATTACAGCCCAAATTTGAATCCAATTAGGGTTCTTTGA
- a CDS encoding RHS repeat-associated core domain-containing protein yields MINYHLSRRQLLQKMAMATPAIGALASLPFNALSSPFLSSLLSIKKAELPLAILQDNIVGFNGELKDRSTGGYLLGNGYRAYRPALQRFMSPDSWSPFGEAGVNAYAYSSNNPVNRFDPSGHLDVGTFLLGLGAVIVGVGSAVAAPFTGGSSLAIGASVAAGVFGATSGALKIADSAIEDENTSKNLAIASATFGLAQTVTGAAGAVGGAAQKTGSVGKKGYKSEHKVVKTKGTQKSYSDQRADVRGKTNEEFFGGSKMDNKDMSNFIFNQYDRGSYAGKKSAGYKGLTTEGKNVSQPKKSYQSIGSTGYSSKTTRSATTGASYRATAAVQGTNVVGGLLSFGGGLTNALASPPPAPSDDEASDIRASALTMSS; encoded by the coding sequence ATGATTAACTATCATTTATCACGCCGTCAGTTGCTTCAAAAAATGGCTATGGCCACACCAGCTATAGGTGCACTTGCCTCACTGCCTTTTAATGCCCTTTCTAGCCCCTTTCTATCTTCATTGTTGTCGATAAAAAAAGCTGAATTACCGCTCGCTATTTTACAGGACAATATCGTCGGTTTTAACGGTGAACTTAAAGACCGGAGCACTGGGGGGTATTTACTGGGCAATGGTTATCGTGCGTATCGTCCAGCGCTGCAACGCTTTATGAGTCCAGATAGCTGGAGCCCCTTCGGTGAAGCTGGCGTCAATGCTTATGCCTATAGTTCGAATAACCCGGTAAACCGTTTTGATCCCAGCGGGCACTTGGACGTAGGCACCTTTCTCCTTGGGCTAGGGGCTGTCATTGTGGGGGTTGGCAGTGCGGTTGCCGCACCTTTTACTGGTGGTAGTAGTTTAGCTATTGGGGCGAGTGTTGCTGCGGGCGTATTTGGCGCAACATCCGGGGCGTTAAAAATTGCTGACTCTGCTATCGAAGATGAAAATACTTCTAAAAACCTTGCTATTGCTAGCGCTACCTTTGGCTTGGCGCAAACGGTGACAGGTGCAGCAGGTGCGGTTGGGGGGGCAGCTCAAAAGACGGGCAGTGTAGGAAAAAAAGGCTATAAGAGTGAGCATAAGGTCGTTAAAACTAAAGGTACACAGAAAAGCTATTCAGATCAAAGGGCAGATGTAAGAGGGAAGACCAATGAAGAGTTCTTTGGTGGCAGTAAGATGGATAACAAGGACATGTCAAATTTTATTTTTAATCAATATGACCGAGGAAGCTATGCAGGGAAGAAAAGTGCAGGGTATAAAGGTCTTACTACTGAGGGGAAAAATGTAAGTCAGCCTAAAAAGAGCTATCAGTCAATTGGTAGTACTGGTTATTCATCCAAAACTACACGAAGCGCGACTACGGGGGCAAGTTATCGTGCAACCGCAGCCGTGCAAGGTACTAATGTCGTGGGCGGTTTACTCTCATTTGGTGGAGGGTTAACCAATGCTCTAGCCTCCCCTCCACCCGCGCCCAGTGATGATGAAGCAAGTGATATTCGAGCGTCGGCATTAACTATGTCATCTTAA
- a CDS encoding lysozyme inhibitor LprI family protein: MAHQFARYWFILSVFLLSQNVSSASFDCASVPMGSFEETVCSSAVLSRLDEELAQKYSSVKLAIKSAVNLPYDSNSQTQSALLKQTQIAWIRSVRLIGNDDSIERAYRHRIGDLETLIQAYSGTQFRIECAHTSCDESILKLVNQNIEAIYKKGDSNSRFYVPLVMHKLKCGERAENLQHCHSLVNRGAYRHSISDVDTILIDVEVIYPAQQYCQIWDVASINKCYGMLRDFWKNKIAEKTSQIKVAIDLARNCKTDEKYDYIVRLLKRMDNIESFNRSYAQYSDTYCLVVLNHEQGSPKFSGEECTADLANDHYRKLVNLYGEKSELDNMIKYCKNHSMLTL, translated from the coding sequence ATGGCGCATCAGTTCGCTCGATACTGGTTCATCCTATCTGTTTTTTTGTTATCTCAGAATGTCTCTAGCGCCAGCTTTGACTGTGCTAGTGTCCCCATGGGAAGCTTTGAAGAAACGGTTTGTTCTTCTGCTGTTCTCAGTCGTCTTGATGAAGAATTGGCTCAAAAGTACTCTTCTGTAAAGTTGGCTATAAAATCTGCTGTAAATTTGCCATATGACTCAAACAGCCAGACGCAAAGCGCATTGTTAAAGCAAACGCAGATAGCCTGGATTAGAAGCGTAAGATTGATAGGTAACGACGACAGTATTGAGAGAGCCTACCGTCATCGTATTGGGGATTTAGAGACTTTAATACAGGCATACAGCGGTACTCAGTTCAGGATTGAATGTGCACATACATCTTGTGATGAGAGTATTCTCAAGTTAGTTAATCAAAATATTGAAGCCATATACAAAAAAGGTGATAGTAACAGCCGTTTTTACGTGCCGTTAGTGATGCATAAGCTCAAATGCGGTGAACGAGCTGAAAACCTTCAACATTGTCATTCACTCGTCAATAGAGGTGCATATAGACACAGTATAAGTGATGTCGATACCATTCTCATCGACGTTGAAGTTATTTACCCTGCACAACAGTACTGTCAAATTTGGGACGTTGCGTCGATAAATAAATGCTACGGAATGCTGCGTGATTTTTGGAAAAATAAAATAGCTGAAAAAACAAGTCAAATTAAGGTTGCGATCGACCTTGCGCGAAATTGTAAAACCGATGAAAAATATGATTATATTGTACGATTACTCAAACGGATGGATAATATTGAGAGTTTTAATAGGAGTTACGCACAATACTCTGATACCTATTGCCTTGTCGTTCTCAACCATGAACAAGGCAGTCCAAAGTTTTCTGGAGAAGAATGCACCGCAGATCTTGCCAATGACCATTATCGTAAATTGGTGAATCTGTATGGTGAAAAGTCAGAGTTGGACAATATGATTAAGTATTGCAAAAATCACTCTATGTTGACTTTGTGA
- a CDS encoding ricin-type beta-trefoil lectin domain protein — protein MEKNRRFTVVAIYLVIFGVLVTVMPSVAGNYTSEPNIPKGYVAQAPISTGGLNDYSIAWDDVYYLQPHNTYASSNKLTNWLDAGYRSVELDVLDNEEQIDANGPYVGHSQQGDYNCNAGSGDDRLGHCFDDIVNWMDENNPREPILVFVDMKTVGLSDWKDEVIADLDTWIGHYLGERLYSHDDLVMDLGTQSSNIRQAVSEMGWPSVEMLSGKIIVVLTGGQLGDVNDGMRNALVDELHGAANTFMAPDVDAGAPDEVFGNIESIEPKSDSNYFVAVNLEAGDKAELSLEEAADHNMLIHIWGDSGDFTNQDYAYTLMTLSHGVSALGFDSALNNSDMGTDIHDWDEFIPKVGYRRSVPGFFNMQDSLSGLCLGLEDNKTDNKTNIQSQECDENNQHQDWIYTAEGQIRSISDVSKCLDIDGGEAKDGKRLHLWDCDGGKSEKWYIEPTGEIQSRDNRSYCVGVFNSNDDAAELESCNDNNRDKIWSLIQTERYNIDVSDM, from the coding sequence ATGGAAAAAAATCGACGATTTACTGTGGTCGCAATATATCTTGTCATTTTCGGTGTTTTGGTAACGGTAATGCCGTCTGTTGCTGGTAATTATACCAGTGAACCAAATATTCCAAAGGGCTATGTTGCACAAGCGCCCATTTCAACGGGGGGACTGAATGATTATTCCATTGCGTGGGATGATGTGTATTATTTACAACCTCACAATACTTATGCTTCAAGTAATAAGTTAACAAATTGGCTTGATGCCGGTTACCGTAGCGTTGAGCTTGACGTGCTCGATAATGAAGAGCAAATAGATGCAAATGGACCCTATGTGGGACATAGTCAGCAGGGAGATTATAACTGTAATGCTGGATCAGGTGATGATCGTCTTGGCCATTGTTTCGATGATATTGTCAACTGGATGGATGAGAACAATCCCAGAGAACCCATATTAGTTTTTGTGGATATGAAAACAGTAGGGCTATCTGATTGGAAGGACGAGGTGATTGCTGATTTGGATACTTGGATTGGTCATTATTTGGGAGAAAGACTGTATAGTCATGATGATCTTGTAATGGATCTTGGCACGCAAAGTTCGAATATTCGTCAGGCCGTTAGCGAAATGGGCTGGCCAAGTGTTGAAATGTTATCGGGTAAAATCATCGTGGTGTTAACGGGTGGACAACTTGGTGATGTCAATGACGGAATGAGAAATGCACTTGTAGATGAACTTCATGGTGCAGCGAATACGTTTATGGCTCCCGATGTCGATGCAGGAGCTCCTGATGAAGTGTTTGGTAATATTGAAAGTATTGAACCGAAGAGTGACTCTAATTATTTTGTGGCAGTCAATCTTGAAGCTGGAGATAAGGCTGAATTGTCACTTGAAGAGGCGGCAGATCACAATATGTTGATCCATATTTGGGGAGATTCAGGTGACTTTACTAACCAAGATTATGCTTATACCTTAATGACGTTATCCCATGGTGTGAGTGCGTTGGGATTTGATTCTGCGTTAAATAATTCAGATATGGGAACAGATATACATGATTGGGATGAGTTTATTCCTAAGGTCGGTTATCGGCGTAGTGTTCCTGGTTTTTTTAACATGCAAGATTCACTCTCTGGTTTGTGTTTAGGTTTAGAGGACAATAAAACGGATAATAAAACCAATATTCAGTCACAAGAGTGCGATGAGAATAATCAACATCAAGACTGGATTTATACTGCAGAGGGACAAATACGGTCGATATCAGATGTCTCCAAATGCTTAGATATTGACGGCGGTGAGGCTAAAGATGGGAAAAGACTACATCTTTGGGATTGCGATGGTGGCAAATCGGAGAAATGGTATATCGAACCCACTGGTGAAATTCAATCAAGAGATAATAGAAGTTATTGTGTTGGGGTTTTTAATAGTAATGATGATGCAGCAGAATTAGAATCTTGCAATGATAATAACCGTGACAAAATTTGGTCATTAATTCAGACGGAAAGATACAACATTGACGTCAGTGATATGTAG
- a CDS encoding ABC transporter substrate-binding protein codes for MQFRLILTLTLFTVLLFDATLSAGSEIEELKIGTMDLPPYGWIDENGEKKGILYDMHQELGIRYGSSFQNSILPFSRMLYLLRIGRIDLISSQGHKAALEVGEKLSIQHKVKVIAVTKKGSNIHTIEDLTGKSLLYHKSASYPKLEGLPGHIERVESYQHMIKMLTSRVFYDAAIFSEPAYYYWLNIEGFSKNDFGDVIVIQDNIEQWIFVRKNLPLAIKIKLKTLVEEMNHEQRYQQLVDKLIKQTEDKVHF; via the coding sequence ATGCAATTTCGTTTAATTCTAACCTTAACCCTATTTACAGTGCTACTTTTTGACGCGACCCTATCGGCTGGAAGTGAAATAGAGGAATTAAAGATAGGAACGATGGATCTTCCACCTTATGGATGGATAGATGAAAATGGAGAGAAAAAAGGTATTTTGTATGATATGCACCAAGAATTAGGTATTCGTTATGGTTCATCTTTTCAAAATAGCATTCTTCCTTTTAGCCGTATGTTATATTTACTCAGAATTGGCCGAATTGACCTTATATCTTCTCAGGGACATAAAGCAGCACTAGAAGTGGGTGAAAAGCTATCTATTCAGCATAAAGTTAAGGTGATCGCAGTTACAAAAAAGGGCTCAAATATCCACACTATTGAAGATCTTACAGGTAAGAGTTTATTGTATCACAAATCAGCATCTTACCCTAAACTGGAAGGGCTTCCTGGACATATCGAAAGAGTAGAGAGTTATCAGCATATGATAAAAATGCTTACTTCTAGAGTGTTTTATGATGCTGCAATTTTTTCAGAGCCCGCATATTATTATTGGTTGAATATAGAAGGGTTTTCAAAGAATGATTTTGGTGATGTCATTGTTATTCAAGATAATATAGAACAATGGATCTTCGTAAGAAAAAATCTCCCATTAGCTATAAAAATAAAGTTAAAAACCTTAGTAGAAGAAATGAATCATGAACAGAGATATCAACAGTTAGTTGATAAACTGATCAAACAAACTGAAGATAAAGTTCATTTTTAA